A genomic region of Metopolophium dirhodum isolate CAU chromosome 1, ASM1992520v1, whole genome shotgun sequence contains the following coding sequences:
- the LOC132950970 gene encoding uncharacterized protein LOC132950970 codes for MLRSKRARLMTEVARSNTKQNETVTVVKTAYSGSIFMDATKLSDVQEWVNETVTFPVSINVENDDDVITSDIELGDSFDEDYDDEDKDKNYEPPLVQSTEFVELHENNQEPPLKNSRKRLKNEGNWKKNIQKKLRNEGKTYVSGSNLKVVAARKLGVPCNEKCRLKCINNITIDERRVIHEKYWELGDLNRQREFIMRHIYSINPKYRARLDSMRSLNYGYNLEVNNVTIRVCKTMFMATLGISSRAIFTTTKKMNDGILDVDKRGKHGNIGRKVDEATKDTIRTHIKSFPTVPSHYCRANNSRQFIEGSLNISMMYRLYIEMCREQNIEYAKKNMYQNIFNSEFNISFFKPKKDLCMCCEAFKNLNQSDADKFDVEDQYNKHQEEKRLSRQEKKYDTCDKNTIISCFDLQAVLITPRGEVSQFYYKRRLASYNFTIYNVKDNEGTCYFWHEGMGNRGSCEIGSCLYQFIKKTRK; via the exons atgTTACGTTCTAAAAGGGCCAGATTGATGACAGAAGTTGCTAGATCTAACAct aaacagAATGAGACTGTTACTGTAGTTAAAACTGCATATAGTGGATCAATATTTATGGATGCAACTAAATTATCTGATGTGCAAGAATGGGTGAATGAAACGGTGACATTTCCTGTTTCAATCAATGTAGAGAACGACGACGATGTCATAACAA gtGACATTGAATTAGGTGATTCATTTGATGAAGACTATGATGATGAAGACAAAGACAAGAACTATGAGCCTCCATTAGTCCAAAGTACTGAATTTGTTGAACTGCACGAAAATAATCAAGAACCTCCATTA AAAAATAGCAGAAAAAGACTAAAAAATGAAggtaattggaaaaaaaacatacaaaaaaaattaagaaatgaaGGAAAAACATATGTGTCAggttcaaatttaaaagtagtCGCTGCCAGAAAACTAGGAGTTCCTTGCAATGAAAAATGcagattaaaatgtattaataatataactattgatGAACGTAGAGTAATCCATGAAAAGTATTGGGAATTGGGAGACTTAAACAGACAACGTGAGTTTATAATGAgacatatttattcaataaatccCAAGTATCGAGCCCGTCTAGACAGTATGAGATCCTTAAATTATGGTTATAATCTAGAAGTTAATAATGTTACCATTAGAGTGTGTAAAACAATGTTTATGGCAACATTAGGTATTAGTAGTAGAGCTATTTTTACAACCACTAAGAAAATGAATGATGGTATACTTGATGTTGATAAACGTGGTAAACATGGTAATATTGGACGAAAAGTTGATGAAGCAACAAAAGATACAATAAGAACTCATATTAAATCATTTCCCACAGTACCATCCCATTATTGCAGGGCAAATAATTCCAGACAATTTATTGAAGgaagtttaaatatttcaatgatgTACAGGTTGTATATAGAAATGTGTAGagaacaaaatattgaatatgccaaaaaaaatatgtatcaaaatatttttaacagtgaatttaatatttcattcttTAAGCCAAAAAAGGATTTATGTATGTGTTGTGAAgcgttcaaaaatttaaatcaatcagATGCAGATAAATTTGATGTGGAAGACCAGTATAACAAACATCAAGAGGAAAAACGCTTAAGCAGACAAGAAAAGAAATATGACACTTGTGATAAAAATACCATAATTAGCTGTTTTGATTTGCAGGCTGTATTAATTACACCACGTGGAGAGGtttctcaattttattataaaagacGCCTAGCAAGTTATAATTTCACTATTTATAATGTGAAAGATAATGAAGGGACTTGTTATTTTTGGCATGAAGGAATGGGTAACAGAGGTTCATGTGAAATTGGATCATGTCTGtatcagtttataaaaaaaacaagaaaataa